A genomic region of Desulfobacterales bacterium contains the following coding sequences:
- a CDS encoding FAD-dependent oxidoreductase, whose product MGKIFTPTDNDFGTTDAVVIGGGIVGTATAFWLSRSGLDVVLVEMRDGLSTLTTPASAECFRAQFTEPAMAALAIPSIEMFENFDEVIGMPGYNISIKQQGYLFLTDNVETVDDLKENIAQQYKLGVTDSEFLEREEILKRFPFVAPTALAATFRQRDGWLSCHETTQGFAKGSNARFFLNTKASGIQMDAKGVCGVETNRGILQTRTVVNAAGPFAGEVGRMVGLELPLEPVRRQKVYIQTSVDIPPDAPFTVDVNNNCYWRPEAGGAIIGWVDADEPVSQPVEKVPTDWEFPALTLDKVKRLTPFFEEIEKTVRQPDMDTSAGFYMYTPDDQPLIGSVPEVPGFYVNCGYWAGVMLSPQAGKWISDLVTGMMDPKDNPLRPTRYKEGLGKKEGKTLMSH is encoded by the coding sequence ATGGGAAAAATTTTTACCCCGACTGACAATGATTTTGGGACCACCGATGCGGTTGTGATCGGTGGTGGAATTGTGGGCACCGCCACGGCCTTCTGGCTTTCAAGGTCCGGGTTGGATGTTGTATTGGTCGAGATGCGCGACGGCCTTTCCACCTTGACCACGCCAGCGTCAGCCGAATGCTTTCGAGCCCAGTTTACCGAGCCGGCCATGGCGGCTTTGGCCATACCCAGCATCGAGATGTTCGAAAATTTTGATGAGGTTATCGGGATGCCGGGCTATAATATTTCGATCAAGCAGCAGGGGTATCTGTTTCTGACCGATAACGTCGAAACGGTTGACGATCTCAAGGAAAATATCGCCCAGCAGTACAAACTGGGGGTAACCGACTCTGAATTTTTAGAACGTGAAGAAATCCTGAAACGATTTCCTTTTGTGGCGCCCACAGCTCTGGCGGCCACCTTCCGGCAGCGGGACGGATGGCTGTCCTGCCATGAAACCACCCAGGGATTTGCCAAAGGCAGCAATGCCAGATTCTTTTTGAACACCAAAGCGAGCGGGATTCAAATGGATGCAAAAGGCGTGTGCGGTGTGGAAACCAACAGGGGTATCCTGCAAACCCGCACCGTGGTCAATGCCGCCGGCCCCTTCGCCGGGGAGGTGGGGCGCATGGTCGGGCTGGAATTGCCCCTGGAGCCGGTTCGCCGCCAAAAAGTGTACATCCAAACCTCGGTGGACATTCCGCCAGATGCGCCCTTTACGGTTGATGTCAATAACAATTGCTACTGGCGCCCGGAAGCCGGCGGGGCCATCATCGGTTGGGTGGATGCAGATGAGCCGGTCAGCCAGCCGGTTGAAAAAGTCCCCACCGATTGGGAGTTTCCGGCCTTAACGCTGGACAAAGTCAAACGTTTAACACCTTTTTTTGAAGAAATTGAGAAAACTGTCCGCCAGCCCGACATGGATACCTCAGCTGGATTCTATATGTATACACCCGACGACCAACCGTTGATTGGGTCGGTGCCTGAAGTTCCCGGCTTTTATGTCAACTGCGGCTATTGGGCCGGTGTGATGCTCTCACCCCAGGCCGGCAAATGGATCAGCGATCTGGTAACCGGTATGATGGATCCCAAAGATAATCCGCTGCGACCGACGCGCTACAAGGAGGGGCTGGGTAAAAAAGAAGGCAAGACACTGATGAGCCATTAA
- a CDS encoding (2Fe-2S)-binding protein, with protein sequence MFSLKVNGKIYTIDASTETPLMWVLRDQLGFTGVKYGCGIGECGSCTVLIDGEAVRSCTVTADSVQGSDILTIEGMPEDHPLKQAWIAEQVPQCGYCQPGMILQAADFLNREPNASGEEIAEAMDDVICRCGTHPRVMKAMKIAAKQMKAKGGVS encoded by the coding sequence ATGTTTTCATTAAAAGTTAACGGGAAAATATATACCATTGATGCGTCGACGGAGACACCGCTCATGTGGGTCCTGCGGGATCAGCTGGGATTTACCGGCGTCAAGTATGGCTGCGGGATCGGAGAGTGCGGTTCCTGCACGGTGCTGATCGATGGCGAGGCCGTAAGGTCCTGCACCGTCACTGCGGACAGCGTCCAGGGCAGCGATATTCTGACCATCGAGGGCATGCCTGAAGACCACCCGCTCAAACAGGCCTGGATCGCCGAGCAGGTTCCCCAGTGCGGTTATTGCCAGCCGGGCATGATCCTGCAGGCAGCCGACTTTTTAAACCGCGAGCCCAATGCATCCGGGGAAGAGATTGCCGAAGCCATGGATGATGTGATCTGTCGCTGCGGGACCCATCCCAGGGTAATGAAAGCCATGAAGATCGCGGCCAAACAGATGAAGGCCAAAGGAGGTGTCTCATGA
- a CDS encoding xanthine dehydrogenase family protein molybdopterin-binding subunit, translated as MKKEMTRRTFIKSTGLMIAVCAAPGGLVNVSLGLAGKAATFKPHAFLEIATDDTVTVWVGQTELGQGTHTGIAMILADELGAAWERVQVKQALAGEPFKDPLWKSQFTGGSTSLRHRWDLFRNVAASAREMLIGAAAQEWGVKPSECRTENSKVLHPDGRSLSFGQLCQKAAALPVPQKPPLKDPKDYRIIGSKRARLDIPDKVAGRTQFGIDFKVPNMITAAVARPPAYGARPLSFDEKAARAVPSVLAVVPLGDKMAVCAKTTYAALQGRDALNIKWAGGTHPDLNDENLDNWYNGFLAKTGAIAEAKGDAKKALGQAAKTLEARYKFPYIAHATLEPMNCTAHVEKDRVRIWAPTQGQTNTLMTTAKITGLPPDKIEVMTTYCGGGFGRRNEVSVVIDAVSLSMRMKRPVKVVWTREDDFKHDFYRPGSLSHVQAGLDSSGNLIAWIHKLATPSIMSRVFPQGMKNGVDSWSVEGVNNMDYELPNRLVECVNVDLPIPVGFWRSVGNTFNPFAVETFMDELAAAAGKDPVDFRMNLLPKGSRPYRTLQLLAEKSGWGGTVPAGRSRGVALRSCFGSTAGHVAEVSVNQKTGAVTVHKVICAVDCGPAVYPDAINAQMEGGVVMALSVAFYEQIRFANGGVKTANFDEYPVLTMTAVPEIEVHIAKSHHKIGGIGELGIPTVAPAVANAIASAVGVRLQGLPFDSEQLKKT; from the coding sequence ATGAAAAAAGAAATGACGCGCCGGACATTTATCAAGAGCACTGGCCTGATGATCGCCGTCTGCGCGGCGCCGGGCGGCCTGGTGAATGTGTCCCTGGGCCTGGCCGGGAAGGCCGCGACCTTCAAACCCCATGCCTTTTTGGAGATTGCCACCGATGACACCGTGACCGTCTGGGTGGGCCAAACAGAACTGGGCCAGGGCACCCACACCGGAATTGCCATGATTTTGGCCGACGAGCTGGGCGCAGCTTGGGAGCGTGTGCAGGTCAAACAGGCCCTGGCCGGCGAACCGTTCAAGGATCCTCTGTGGAAAAGTCAGTTTACCGGTGGCAGCACCAGTTTGCGCCACCGCTGGGATCTTTTCCGAAATGTGGCGGCCTCTGCCCGCGAGATGCTCATCGGGGCGGCCGCCCAGGAATGGGGCGTCAAGCCTTCAGAGTGCCGGACTGAAAACAGCAAAGTGCTGCACCCGGACGGTCGCAGCTTAAGCTTTGGCCAACTGTGCCAGAAGGCAGCTGCCCTTCCGGTCCCCCAGAAGCCACCGCTTAAAGATCCGAAGGACTACCGCATCATCGGCAGCAAGAGGGCCCGGCTGGACATACCGGATAAGGTCGCCGGCCGCACGCAATTCGGCATCGACTTTAAAGTGCCCAACATGATTACGGCAGCAGTGGCCCGCCCGCCGGCCTATGGCGCCAGGCCGCTTTCTTTTGATGAAAAAGCGGCCAGGGCCGTACCAAGCGTATTGGCAGTGGTGCCTCTGGGAGACAAAATGGCGGTCTGCGCCAAGACCACCTATGCCGCCCTGCAGGGCCGTGATGCGTTGAATATCAAGTGGGCCGGTGGCACCCATCCCGACCTCAACGATGAGAACCTGGACAATTGGTACAATGGGTTTCTCGCCAAGACCGGGGCCATTGCCGAAGCCAAAGGCGATGCCAAAAAGGCTTTAGGCCAGGCGGCCAAAACCCTGGAAGCCCGCTATAAGTTTCCTTACATTGCACATGCCACCCTGGAGCCTATGAACTGCACGGCGCATGTGGAAAAGGATCGGGTCCGGATCTGGGCCCCCACCCAGGGCCAGACCAATACCCTGATGACCACCGCCAAAATCACCGGGCTACCGCCGGATAAGATCGAAGTCATGACCACCTATTGCGGCGGTGGTTTCGGGCGTCGCAACGAAGTCAGCGTGGTAATCGACGCGGTTTCCCTGTCCATGCGGATGAAACGCCCGGTCAAAGTGGTCTGGACCCGTGAGGACGATTTTAAACACGATTTCTACAGGCCCGGCAGCTTAAGCCATGTCCAGGCCGGTCTGGACTCATCCGGCAATCTAATTGCATGGATTCACAAGCTCGCCACCCCGTCCATCATGAGCCGCGTATTTCCCCAGGGCATGAAAAACGGGGTGGATAGCTGGTCGGTGGAAGGCGTAAACAACATGGATTACGAGCTGCCCAACCGGCTGGTGGAGTGCGTGAACGTGGACCTGCCCATCCCGGTAGGTTTCTGGCGCTCGGTGGGCAACACCTTTAATCCCTTTGCGGTGGAAACCTTCATGGATGAGCTGGCTGCAGCAGCCGGCAAGGATCCGGTGGATTTTCGTATGAACCTGTTGCCCAAGGGCTCCCGTCCCTACCGCACCCTGCAGCTTCTTGCCGAAAAATCCGGCTGGGGCGGAACGGTACCGGCCGGCCGCAGCCGCGGTGTCGCCCTGCGATCCTGTTTCGGCTCCACCGCCGGTCATGTGGCCGAGGTCTCGGTCAATCAAAAAACCGGTGCGGTCACGGTGCACAAGGTCATCTGTGCAGTCGATTGCGGCCCGGCAGTCTATCCCGACGCCATTAATGCCCAGATGGAAGGCGGGGTGGTCATGGCCCTGAGCGTGGCCTTTTACGAGCAGATCCGATTTGCCAATGGCGGGGTAAAGACCGCCAACTTCGATGAGTACCCTGTTTTAACCATGACCGCTGTGCCCGAAATTGAGGTGCATATCGCCAAAAGCCATCACAAAATCGGTGGTATCGGCGAGTTGGGTATTCCCACGGTGGCGCCGGCGGTGGCCAACGCCATTGCCAGTGCAGTGGGCGTGCGCTTGCAGGGACTGCCCTTTGACAGCGAGCAACTCAAAAAAACCTAA
- a CDS encoding aldo/keto reductase — MLYRDVPKNGDKLSVLGYGCMRFPVRMGSINQKLAEKQLMYAFDKGINYFDTAAPYHNGKSEPFLGKVLSKNRCRDNVKIATKLPHWRAHSKADMDHILDEQLSKLKTDRIDYYLIHALNGELWETAKRHGVIEFMDDALQKGKVINAGFSFHGLAEEFNGIVDDYDWTFCQIQYNYLDTQNQAGTAGLQYAASKDLAVIIMEPLRGGNLAKTPPPSIKDIWAKAEHKKTPVDWSLGWIWNHPEVTVVLSGMNDDGHIKENLALAEKAQPNSFSEKENQLVDEAAAEFRRVMKVGCTSCQYCMPCPAGVNIPSCFEFYNSRHVFKDKAAKMMYHFFNGGIVTDKPSMASVCVQCEECLEKCPQHLPIPELLNDVQEDMEGFMTKPLIWLVKRVMKVRKKKKASTSVSGD; from the coding sequence GGATGGGATCCATTAATCAAAAACTTGCCGAAAAACAGCTCATGTATGCGTTTGATAAAGGGATCAATTATTTTGATACGGCAGCTCCTTATCATAACGGCAAAAGTGAGCCGTTTCTGGGTAAGGTTTTATCCAAAAACAGATGTCGGGACAATGTAAAGATCGCCACCAAGCTTCCCCACTGGAGAGCCCATTCCAAAGCGGACATGGACCATATTTTGGATGAGCAGCTGTCAAAATTGAAAACCGACCGTATCGATTATTATCTGATCCATGCACTGAACGGCGAGCTCTGGGAAACGGCAAAGCGTCACGGCGTCATCGAATTTATGGATGATGCCTTGCAAAAGGGCAAGGTCATCAATGCCGGGTTTTCGTTTCACGGGCTGGCCGAAGAATTTAACGGCATTGTGGATGACTATGACTGGACCTTTTGCCAGATTCAGTACAATTATCTGGACACTCAGAATCAGGCCGGGACCGCCGGGCTGCAATATGCAGCATCCAAAGACCTGGCCGTGATTATTATGGAGCCCCTGCGGGGCGGGAATCTGGCCAAAACACCGCCACCAAGCATAAAGGACATCTGGGCCAAGGCCGAACATAAGAAAACGCCAGTGGATTGGTCGCTGGGTTGGATCTGGAACCATCCAGAGGTCACGGTGGTTCTTTCAGGGATGAACGACGATGGCCATATCAAAGAAAACCTGGCCCTGGCTGAGAAAGCCCAACCAAATTCCTTTTCTGAAAAAGAAAACCAATTGGTCGATGAAGCGGCAGCTGAATTTAGACGGGTGATGAAGGTCGGCTGCACGAGCTGCCAGTATTGCATGCCCTGTCCAGCAGGGGTGAATATTCCCAGCTGTTTCGAATTTTATAATTCCAGGCATGTGTTCAAGGATAAAGCAGCGAAAATGATGTATCATTTCTTTAATGGTGGTATCGTAACCGATAAGCCATCGATGGCTTCCGTGTGCGTGCAGTGCGAAGAATGTCTGGAAAAATGTCCCCAGCATCTTCCCATACCGGAATTGCTCAACGATGTGCAGGAGGACATGGAAGGGTTTATGACCAAACCGCTGATTTGGCTGGTGAAGCGGGTAATGAAAGTTCGGAAAAAAAAGAAGGCCTCAACATCTGTTTCAGGTGATTAA